GATTTACAACAAAGCATTTGAAGATTTGGAAATTGAAAAATGTGATTTGTGTGTAATTGACAGTTATCCTCAGGCAGATATTGAAAAAATTATCAAAAAAGCCGAAAAAATAGCTGACAATGTGCTGATAATCTAAATAAACATTTGCATATAAATTACAATAGCCGGAACAATCAGAACTCCCATTAAATGAGACTTTCCAACTCCAATATAATGCGGCAGCATTCCAAGGGCAGTAGATGTAATCAAAGCCAGAGTCATGTAAAAAATTGGAGCTTTATAATATAATGTAAAAATGTATAAAATCCCAATTTGCAGGATAATCACAGCTATTGATAATTTACGGTAATCAACTCCACCCATTAATTTTGAAAAAGAGTCCCCTAATTTTAAACATAAAATCAGAGATATTGAAACTGCTATTAAAGATGCAAAAATAAAAATCATCAAATGGCTGATTGACATATCTGAGATTAAATAAGACATATAAACTGCTATGCCGCTTCTGGGATTTCCAATTATATAAATTGCCATTAAAGAAAAAAGACAATCTGAAATATTCAAACCGGAAGTAGCCAGTAAAAAATTAACTGTATCATCTTCTGAATTATCATTTGTACCGCTAGCTGCCTGAACTATTACAGTTCCCTGAGCAGGACCAAATCCCGGCAGAAATCCCAAAATAGCTCCTGTAATTCCACCAGCAAAAATGCTTTTAAATTTATTGAAATCTATGTTTAATTCATAAAAACTGTTCTGATGAGGAATAGTCGAATTATCATTTAAACTAAATAAAATTGTACTTATCCCAAATAACCCTGAAAAAATACACATCAAAGAAACTCCTGATGAAATTGGAGTTTGGAAAATTGCCCATCCCAAAATTCCTGAAAGCAAAAACAGCAATAATGACCATGCAAAATCTCTTTTTGAATTTGTAAGGGCATAAGTTAAATAAACTGAAGCTGAAAGCAAAATAATCCAAGTGTATGGCTTTGTAAGCTCATGTAAAAAAGGCAATGTCACTGCAAAAACAGGCATCATCAAAATCGTAATTACAATTGCCCCAAATCCTCCAACGGCAACAATTCTTATAACTTCTTTTGACCTTCCCTGTAGAACCATTCTGTGGCCTGGAAGAATAGATGTTGCAGTTCCCTCCTGAGGAACTCCCAAAAGCATTGAAGGTACAAATTCTGTCAATGCATGGGCTATAGACATGGATACCATTAAAACGCATAAAAATTCAGGAGACAAGAAACCTAAAATGAATGCAGACGATGCAAAAAGTATTGCACCGGCAGTATTGACGTGAATCCCCGGAATCATCCCAGTTAAAGTTCCGATTAAAATTCCTATAAAACAAGCAAATACTAATTCTAACATAGCTATTAATTAAATTAACTGCAATTTATACTTTGTTTAATTTAAATAAGAATATTTAGCTAGTATTGAAAAAATGTATCCAAAAAAATTAAAAAAAAATAGTGGTGCAGAAAATAATCAATATTTAAAATTATCAATTCTTTGCCTGTCAAACTCCAATGCCTTTAAAGCTAATCTTTCCAATGTTGTAAGTAACTCTCCTCTAGACATTTCCAGTTCATGTGCAATTTCCTCTTCCCATTCCAGTTCCTTATCATGTAAAAATTTACCTAATTCTTTTCCTTTTTCAGTAATGTCTATTTTATAAGCTCTTTTATTTTCCTCAGTATATTCCCTGGTCAGAATCCCTTTTTCTTCAAGCTCACCAAATGCTCTTGAAACTCCAGACCTGTCCATCAAACAGGCTGTTGCAATATCTGACTGAGTTGAACTTTCATTATAAAAAACATGCATCAGCATATAGTACTGATTTTTATTAATCCCAAAATCTTTAAGATAATGATTAATAAAAATGTCATGAAAAGAATGCAGGCTTATTATATGGCAAATCATATGGGGGCTTATTTTAATAAGATCATCTGTTGTATACATTAAAAAACACCATTGAAATTTATAATAAACATAAACAAGTTAATTGAAATCAACCCATTAGTTATCAACAGATTTAATTTTTTGAGTCTGTAAAATTTTATAGGCTTATTTGTTTTTTAATTTTTTACAGTTGAACTTTCATTTTGATGAAATTTCATTCTAATTTTTCTTTAATTTTAATATAAATGATTTAAAAATAGTAAAATACTTTAATAAGTGAGGACAAATAATATTTTATGACCAAACAAAACAAATCTGCCCTCAATAGTAATATAGACTTCATACAACTTAAACTTTATGATTTTTTTGATGAAAAAATTGATCAAGAAAAAATTATTTCAAAAAGATTGAATAAAACACCTAATTTTGAAAATACTAATCATAAACTATTTTTAGATGAAAATAATACTTTTAAATATGATAATCCCATTTGTCCAGTTTGTGGAAGCCACAAAATAATCAAAAAAGGCACAATAAAGAAAAACAAACAAAATACTAATGGAAAAACAACAGAATTCAAAGAACAGCAATATCAATGCAAAAAATGTGGAAAAAAATTCGGAATATACAATAATCCATTAATTGGTGAAAATAAACAATTTTTACAAGAAATAATGGATAAAATTCCAGGAATAATGAAAATAGGGTACCAATCACTTCGTAAAATAAGTAAATACTTTGAAATATTCCTTGGAATCAGAATATCTCATCAAACAATCAAGAACTGGTCTGACAAAAATCACGAAGAAAGCATCAGCAATGAAAAATTTGAATATTCTGGCTATTATTTATATGATGAGCAATTTTTAAGACTTAATGGAACTAGACACTACAGATTAACTTTATTTGATGCAATACTCAATATTCCAGTCACAGAACGAATAGTACGTCGCAGAATACCAAAAAACACGAAAAAATTTATCTTAGAATCAACAGAAAATAAACCATTCATTTGCCTAACAACCGATTTATTCCCAATGTATCGTAATGTAGCAGATGAAATAGAAGTAAAACATCAATTGTGCATATTTCATCTGTTTCAAACAATAAACCATAAATTAAAAGTATATTGTAGAAGAAACAAGATTAATGGAAAACAAAGAGACCATATTTACGAAAATGCACAAGAATTAAAAAACTGTTTCAGACAAAACTCAAAAAAAGAAGCAATAGAACAATTTAAACAATATTTACAAAAATATACGGCCATACCAGTTGTTTTAAAAGATTTCATAAGAAAACATATCATAAATCACTTCCACAGATACGTAGAATATCTTGATGATGAAAATATAGAAAAAACATCAAATAAAGTCGAAAATTACTACAGACAAACCAATCCTGAAAAAATAAAGAAAATATACAAAACCAAAAATGGAATCCTGACATTTTTAGACTATCAAATGCAAAATTGGACTGAAAAACACATTAAAATCAAATAAGCCTATAAAATTTTACAGACTCAATTTTTTGAAAAATAATATATAAATGTTGTTATGCACAACAATAATTTTATGAATATAAAAAAAGTAATTAAAAAGAAGATTTACATTAATCTTCTAGTATCAGTAATTTCCACACTAGCTACATCAGCTAATTTTGCCATAGCTTCTTCAGTAGATTCTGTTCCACCTTCACCATCTTCAATAATGAAAATAAGGTTTAATGCAACTAAACCAAATGCAATTGGTTCTTCTTCAATTTTGTGGAATTCTGCTTCAGCAGGCATAGCTGCTTGAATAGCTGCTTTTAAAGCTTCCAAATCTACATCAGGACTTTCTGGCATGATTTTTAAAGTTGCTACAACTTCACCCATCAACATTCCTCCATTACTAAGTATTTATGGTCCTTCAAAACCACATTCACATTTATAAGCATGACCGAAAGTACGGCATTTTTCACATCTTGCTATTTTTGCTCCACAAACAGGACATTCAAATTCAACGAAAGGCCCGGTTAATGGAATTTCTTGTTTACATGAAATACATTCTACTTCTTTCATCTAATCACCTATTATTTGTGTGTAATCGAAATTATAATTATCTATATTATCATCAATAAGAGATAACACCCTTTCAGGGTACTTTCCATTTACAACAAAACAATCAGACCCGAATTTAAGTAAAAGAGAAGGCAACATTAAGTCTATTGATGTTTCATCAAAAGTCAGTAGTTTTTTTGCATCAATGACATTAATAAATTCCGAACCTTCTTCATTAGGTTCTCGGGTATATATACCATTTACATTTGTTACTATTAAAAGCTTTGCATTTAAGGAGTGTGCAACATATGCTGCAATTGAATCTGAAGTTACATCCCATGAGCATTCAAAGGGATCTTCATTTTTCAAAAATTCAGAAACAATAAAAATAGGAGTAAAACCATTATCTGAAATTTTTTCAGCTTCGTCAATTGTATATGCCAATTTTGTAGAGTTTACTTTATCATTAACCAATTTAGATAAAATATCCATACATTCAATTGCAGTATTGTGACTGGCTTCATCAGAAAAATGATAATATGAATCATATTCCCTTATCAAATTAGCAAACTCCCCACCACCTAAAATAATCAAAGAATTTGTATTTTCCAGTTTTTTAGCTAATGTTATTGCATCTTTTGGAAATAAACTTCCCCCAATTTTAACAACCTGTTTGATAATGATATCTCCAACCTAATTTACTATGTGTTTAATTAAAACTAGCTATCATTAAATTAAATAAAACTCATAAAAGTTTTAAATCCCCAGTTATCTTATCCATTATTTCATCTTCATCAGGCCCAATGCCCAAAACTGTTGTGGTTGATGTAGGTAACTGAGTCCTTCCAGCATCAACTACCAAATAATTAGAAACATTGTTTTTATCGGCTTCCTTTTTAAGGTCCAATAATTCTTCCAAAGAATCCACTTTACAAACTACCTTAGCATAACCGTCAGATTCCCATTTTTTAATTAATTTAGAATCTGTTCTTTTATATGAACCTATAGAACCATGACAACATTGAGCAGCAATTTTTCCCTTGCCCATTTTTAAATCTCTTCTTACAACCATCACTTGTTTCATACACACATTTTTCTATGTGTCCACTTAAATAATTTTAGCTCCAATAAAGTATAATACTTATAATGTTTATATAGATTATTACTATTTTAAGTGAAAAAAATTTACTTAAATAAGGAGATGAGCCTATGAATAAAAAAGTTATTGTAATACTAGTTGCCATCTGTATAATAGGTGCAATTACAATACCTGCATTTATTTCAGAAAATGACTCTTCAAAATCAAATACAAAAAGTGATTTTAAAATCAAGATTGAAAGTGGCGGAACATGGAGACTTGATCTTATAGTTGATGGGCATCATTCACTTATAGAAGGAAACGGTTCCAGAACAATCAACCTTGGAAACATAGATTCTGCAAGTATAACATTTAACCAATATAAAGGCGGACCTTCTACAATTTCATTATTAGATGGAGACAATACTGTCATAAATAGGGGAAGAGCTCCTAACGAAGGTTTTGCAACTGTGTACTTTTATCATAAAGCTTAAAATGGAAGTTTAAACTTCCATGTCTATTTTTTAAAAACTCAGTTTAAAACTTAAATACTTCCTAACCAAATCCTTTAAAAATGAAAAAAAACTAATATAAAAATACTATTAATTTTTATTTTTATTATTATAATTAAAGGAGATATAAATGAGTCGTATTTCTATATTAGACAAAGACAAATGTCAACCTAAGAAATGTAATTTCGTTTGTATTGATTACTGCCCAGGAGTCAGAATGGATGAAGACACAATCATCATTGATGAAGACACTAACAAACCATTGATTTCTGAAGAATTATGTGAAGGATGCGGTATTTGTACAAACAGATGTCCATTTGATGCTATTTCAATTATTAACTTACCTGAAGCTATAGGAGAACCAATTCACAGATTCGGACAAAACCAGTTTGAACTATTTGGACTTCCTAGTTTAACTGAAGGTAGTGTTTTAGGTTTGCTCGGTCCAAATGGAATCGGTAAATCAACAATAATGAACATACTGTCCGGAACTTTAATTCCAAACTTAGGAGATTATGAAAACCCTCAAGATAATTGGGACAAAGTAATTGAACATTATAAAGGTTCAGCTCTTCAAAACTACTTTACAAAATTAGCCGCTGGAGAAATAAAAGCTGTTTTAAAACCTCAAATGGTGGATCAGCTTCCAAAAGTTGTAAAAGGAAAAGTAAGTGATTTGCTTACAAATGTTGATGAAAGAGGAAAATTGGATTATGTCTGTGATGAATTAGACCTTCATAATGTTTTAGACCGTGAAATGAAAAACTTAAGTGGTGGGGAACTCCAAAGAGTAGCTATAGCTGCAACTGTCTTAAGAGAAGGAGACTTCTATTACTTTGACGAACCTACATCCTGGCTGGATGTTTCACAAAGGTTAAATGCAGTAAAAGTAATCCGTTCACTTGCTCAAGACGGCAAAAGTGTTTTAGTTATTGAACACGATTTGGCTACTTTAGATGCATTGTCCGACAATATCCATGTTTTATTTGGTGAACCTGGAGGATATGGTGTTGTATCAGGTAGAAAAGGTGTTAGAATTGGAATCAATGCATACATCAACGGATTTTTAGCTGAAGAAAATGTAAGGATAAGAAGAAATCCTATTGAATTTACAATCAGACCACCGACTCCTGAAGATGAAGGAGAATCACTGTCCAGCTATTCTGATTTAAGTAAGGATTATGACGGATTCAAATTAACTGCAGATGCTGGAGAAATATTCCACGACGAAATCGTAACTGCATTTGGTTCAAATGGTATAGGAAAAACCACTTTCGCCAAAATGCTGGCAGGAGTAGAAGAACCGACAAGCGGAGAAGTAGACACAGAAGTTACAATAGCTTACAAACCACAATATATAGTTTCTGATTTTGAAGGAACTGTTAGTGACTTCCTGTACATGAATGCTCCAAGTTTCGGAAGCAACATCTTTAAAAGCGAGATTATGGAACCTTTTAAATTAGAAGATATGCTTGAAAAAGAAGTTAAAAAGTTAAGTGGTGGGGAACTCCAAAGACTTGCAATAGCTGCAACACTTTCAAAAGATGCTGAAATTTATCTTTTCGATGAACCTACTGCATTTTTAGATGTGGAACAAAGATTAATAGCTGCAAGAGTTATTAGAAAAATGGTTGAAAGCAGAAATGCAGCATCACTTATTGTAGACCACGATATTGTATTTATCGATTATATCTCAGACAGGGCAATGGTATTTAACGGTACTCCCGGTTTAGAAGGTCATGCATCCAAACCGACAGATTTAAGAACTTCCATGAACGAATTTTTAGGAAATCTAAATATTACTTTCAGAAGAGATAAAGAAACAAAAAGACCAAGAGTTAATAAATTAGACAGCTATCTTGATCGTGAACAAAAAGAAAAAGGAGAATATTATTACTTATCAGATTAAATATTCTCTAATTCTTTTAAAATATAATCTTTTAAAGCCTTAACGGCCTTTTCACCATCATCATCTAACCTAACTGAATCATTAGGATTCAAATCATTTTCTTTGACAATTGATTCGGCATCTATGTTTTTTACTATATCAACATCTTTTTCTTTTAGAATAGTTGAAACACAATCGTCTGTACAGCCAGTTATAGACACTACTTTTGCATCTTCCAAAATAGGACTGCATTGATTTGGCTGTGCAGAATATTCAGTTATACATGCTGCAACAATATTTTCATTATCTAGAGCTAATTCCACAGTAGCAGCCCTTACTACTAAACCAAGGGGACTTAATCCGCTACATGACACTAATGCTATTTTATCATTCATATAATCAACCTCTCTTTTTAGCTACTCTTTTATCATATTTTTGCTTTATTTTAATATAACCTTTTTTATAAAATGGACAAACCAGCATACACTGGCTGCATCCTTCCCTATGGGCAGTGCAAACTTTTCTTAAAACCAGCTCATTTTCATCAAATGCATTTTCAGGACATTTCCTGATACATTTTCCACAGGTTTTACAAAATTCCCCAACCCAGCACATGTCATTTTCCTGTTTAAAAGGCAAGTTTTCAATTGATGTGTGAATCATGAAAAATCCTATATTTAAACCCTCTTTAAAAAGACACATATTGCTTCTTGTAATGACCGCATCATTTGACTGCATAGCTATTGCCCTTAAACTAATTTTATCATCTAATGGATTAAGCAGTTCTGCACTAAATTCGTTTTTTCTTAAAAAATCAGCAAAACCATACATTTTACGGCCAATTTCCTGAAATTCATCATCTATAAGCTTGCATTTTAGTTTTGATTGATCCATTTCCAAAATTTCAGGAGACATCAAATATTTAAAAATAATAACATTGTCAAAATCAATATTCCATTCTTTCCTAAAATCATCACTTAATTTAGAATAGCTAATGCCTGCACAATTATTTTCAGCAGCCAATTTTTCCAAATCTTTTAAAACAGAATTATCAATTTGAGTTTTGGGATTTGCAGGATTTGAAACTTTATAAAAATTAGGTAGCGGATGATGATATCTGAATCTGAAATCCTCATCCATAATTTCGAAACACATGATTATTTCCTTAATGCTTCAACAGCTTTAGGGAATTCTTCACAGAATACTTTTATTTGCTCCTCAGGAATAGAATAACTTATACGCAAATAATTATCCCCAAATAAATTACTGGTATATTCTCCTTCCCTTGTGAATATTTTTCTCTTAAGCAAGTAATTTGACATATCTTTAGGACTGATACCTGCACCAGATAAATCAATTGCCATCATATTAGCTTCAGACGGATAAACCGGTAAAAACACACCATCAATTTCATCAACAACCTCTTTAATTAATTTTTGATTATTGAATGTGATTGATTTTATTTTATCTTCCCATTCGCTTTTGGATTTTAAACCTGCAATTGCACCATACTGAGCAATTATATTAACTCCCAAATCATTGACAACTGCATTTTTTAAAACATCAATGATATCGGAAGTTGAAACCACTGCCCCAATCCTAACACCAGCCATTCCGAATATTTTTGAAAAACTGTAAATAGTCAGGGTTTGTTCAGGCGCATAATCTGCAGCCAGATAATGATTCCTTGCAAAATCTTTGTATGTTACATCATCTAAAAGATAAATGTCATTTTCAATAGCAATCTCAGCAAACTCTTTTATTTCTTCTTCAGTATAACCTGAACCTAATGGATTTAACGGATCGATTAAAACTACCATTTTAGTGTTTTCATCCATATTCTCACGAAGAAGTTCAGGAGTTAATTTATAGCCACATTCCTCATTATAAACCGGAACATACCTTACTTCACCTGCAAATCTGTTTGCAAAGTTTCCGATAATTAAATAACCCGGATCAGACATGACCACATTATCCTGAGGTCCCAATAATGCCTGCATACAAAGGTATAATGATTCAGTAGCTCCAGCAGTTAATAAAACATCTGAATTTTTAAAACCTAAATCGTCTAAAATTAATTGCTTAAGTTCTGAAAATCCTTCTGGAGGTGGATATTTACAGTATTCTTTAGCTTTAGCACAGCTAGCCATAGCATCAGCTATAATATCACCATGTAAATGATTTGTGTTTTGACCCATCCAAATCATATCTTTATCCATGAATACATCTTCAAAAAAATCGTTTGAAGATTCATATCCTTCAGGAGGAACTCTTACAACCTTTTCAAATTTCTTTTTAGGATGTTTTATGTTACCTTCCTCATAACTGCTTAAATTATTTTTCATAAAAATCACATAATACTAATAAAATTCCAAAGTAATTATTTATTTTAAGTTATTTATAAAATTAATGTTTAAATAATTCCCCTTTCCACTATTTTAAAAGTAGCCTGTTTACCTTCACCGATACTTCTATGTCTTTTTAGTGTAGCTACTCTTTTATTAAACTCATCATTTCGCTCTAACTGAATAATAGTTTTACTCCAGTACTGCAAAATAGTTCCTCCGACTGCTTTAACAACGTCCTTGTTATCATCATCAAAAGAACTGTAAATTTGATTGGTAAGTACAACTGCAACATCATAATTACGAGCTATTTTAGCTAAAATCCCCATCTGTTTACCTAATTCCTTATTAAGTCTTGAAGATTTCATATCATCAACACGATAAAGAGCAACAGCTGAATCCAAAACACATAAATCCACATCATCATGATGCTTTCTAATCCAGAGCTCAATAGTTTTAAGATTTTCATTTTGCTCTAAAAATGAAGTCGGTTCAAAAACTATAATATTATTAACTATTTTAGGAAAATCTTCCCCTGCTATTTGTTTAATTCTGTTGATTGAAATTCCCCCTTCAGTATCAACATAAACAACTTTTTTACCCTGTTTAGCTACATTAACTGCCAATACCAAAGAGATATTACTTTTACCAGAACCGGGCGGACCGAATATCTGAGTAACAGTTCCTTTTTCCACTCCCCCGTCCAATAAATTATCAATACCTGAATTAGTTGGGATTTTATGATTATCCTCAAAATTAGCCAAGACTTTCATAATATATTATTTAGTTATACAAAGTATATATTTTTAAGCTTACCTTTTAACAAAAATAGGTTCTTCAGCAGTCAAATCAATAATTGTTGATGGATTTTTAGATTTTAAAGGACCTACATCAATAACCAAATCAACTTCACATCCTAATTGTTTCAATATTTCTTCAGGAGTGTCCAATGTATTTTCACTTGATATATTGGCGCTGGTGGTAGTTATTGGAAAAAGTTTAGCTAAATTACATGCAATCTCACTTTCAGGAACACGGATACCCACATTAGCAGACCCGCTTGTCAGATGTCTCGGAACAATTTTTGACTTTTTTAAAATAAATGTATAAGGTCCAGGCAAATATTTGTCCATAAAATTAAGCTGGTTTACAGAAGCCCTTGAAACCAAAGGAATTGCATCTTTAGAAGAAACTAAAAGAGAAATCGGTTTTAAATAGCTTCTTTTCTTAATATTATAAACTCTTTTAACAGCTTTTCTATTGAAAATATTAGCTCCCAAACCGTAAACAGTATCGGTAGGATATAAAATAACTCCGCCATCAGCTAAAACTTTAACAGCCTCATCAATGACCTTTTTATCTACTTTATTTTGATTAGTTTTTAATATTTTCATTAAATTACCCGAATATTTTGTGAACAATTATATATGAGTAAAATCTTTATATATAAATTATGCTTGAAAGTCTACGTCCTTTTTTAACAAAAATATTAAATCCGCTGGCCAAACATTTAAATATAAATCCGAATATCGTAACAGTGATTTCTCCGTTTATTGCAGTTCTTGCTGCTTACGGATTTGCCAATCATTTACTGATTATTGGAACATTAGCTATTTTACTAAGCGGATTTTTAGATGTTGTAGATGGTGCAGTAGCCAGATATCACAACAAAACTTCAAAATTTGGAGCATTTCTGGACTCAACAATGGACAGATTTGCAGACGCCATAATCTACATAGGAATAATATTTGGAGGATACTGTGACTGGTTTATCGGTGTTCTGGCCATACATTCAGCAATTACAGTCAGTTATGTTAGAGCTAGAGCAGAGTCCCAGGGAGTTGAATGTAAAGTTGGAATAGCTGAAAGAGCTGTCCGTATGATAATATTAATGATCGGAGCAGTTATCGGATATTTAACAAGCCCAATTTACTTTACATACACCATAATAATTTTAGTAATATTATCCTACATTACAGTAGGGCAAAGAATATATCACGTATGGAGACAACTTAAATGAATGATTTAGAAAGTGCAGAAAAAATAAGTATTGACATTAAGAAATTGGAACGCAATCTGAAACAGGTTGAAGACATAAACTTTGAAGGTAAAGAAAAAGAAGTTTATGACAGAGCTGTTGATTATATGAACGATTCAAAATATTATCTTGAAAAGAAAAAAGATATGCGTACAGCATTTGGATGTATCGAATATAGTCATGGATTATTAGATGCTCTTAGAATGATTCATGGTTTAATTTAAACAAAAAATCAATTAAATTCCACCATTTAATAAAAAAACCGTCCCCATTTACCATCTGCAGCTTAAAAATAAAGTATTTGATTTACAATAATATAAAAAAAGTAAAAAAAAGCAGAGATTAATTAAAATCCCTTAAATTTATTCCATATCTTCGAATCTATCTTCGAGTTTTGCCATTACACCAGGTAATGAAGTATATTCCATTTCTTCAGCAGGTAATCTGTGAGGTTCAAATGGACCGTGTCTTCTGATGTAGGTAGCGATTCTTGCAGATTCTTCCCTAGTAGGATCAAATGCAGGGTCATCAAATAAGTCAACAGGACCTATTAATTTAGCATCAGATACTTGGAAACCTAAACCGATTACTCTAGGTGGTCCGTCAAATCTAATTGGGTTTGCATCTCTTTCAGATACAGGCATCATAGGACCGTTGTGGGAACCTCTCATCCATCCACTTACCATGTGAGGGAATGCAAATGGTTCTACACATTCACCATTAGCTGGGAAACCAGATTGTGCTCTTACAATAGCTGCAGGGTCATCTTTACCAACGTATTCTCCAGCCATTAAGTTTAATCTTTCAGTACTGATAGCTGCTGCGATTTCTCCGTTTTTCTTCCATACTCTTTTAATTACGTATCTTCCAGTAGAACCGATTAATGCGAGTAAATCGTACATTTCTTCAGGACAGTTTAAGATAACTTTTCTGTGTTCAATTACATCAAATACTTCAAATTTGAATCCATCATGTAAACTTGGGTCAATAACAAGACCTGCAGTGTTAAATGGATCTGCGAACATTTTAAAAATAGGTAAGTTAAATGCACCAGGTTCGGTTTTGTCACAGCAGTATACTAAAACAGGGTCACTTGGCCTTTCTTTGAATTCCATTTCAGCAACACCAGGACCCATACCTTTAATGTTTCCAGAAAAGGTGTCAGATAATAAATCTTGACCTGCACCGTATAATTTTAATTCACGTGCTCTTTCAGTAGCTTTCATGAAAGCATTGTAAGCAGTTTCGTGAACTTCTTCGTTTTCTTCCCCATTTCTATGAGTCATAATCAAGTCAATGTCGTCTCCACAACGGGAGATATAATAATCAGTTAAAATATTTGTCTCTAAAGCTTCTGCTAAAACTTCATCACAAATATCCATTAAATCTGGGTGTGCTACACAATGTCCAGACACACTTCCAATATCAGCTTTAATTACACTAACAGTTGTTTTCATTTAAACACCTCAAAATTGTATATTCTAAAGTTTAGTAGAAAATAAAAAGTTAAGCAACTAGCTTAAAAAATTATTTAATATACATTCATATTTTTGGATTGTATACTATTTAATAATTATGTTTTAAAATAAGTTAAAAAAAGAAAAAGATAAGAAGTTAAATTTTAACTTCTTAAGCTGAAATTGTTATTTTATTTGATGCCCAGCATTTGTCATATGTTGATGTTATGATGTAATCGCCAGGCATTAATCTGATGTTTAATCTAGCTACACCGTTTGCGTCGGTTGTTTTATGATAGAATACACCGTTTACATTAAATGTTATGTTTACACCTGTTACTGCTTTACCTTGACCGTCAA
This genomic stretch from Methanobrevibacter smithii ATCC 35061 harbors:
- a CDS encoding DUF357 domain-containing protein, whose product is MNDLESAEKISIDIKKLERNLKQVEDINFEGKEKEVYDRAVDYMNDSKYYLEKKKDMRTAFGCIEYSHGLLDALRMIHGLI
- the fbp gene encoding fructose-1,6-bisphosphate aldolase/phosphatase codes for the protein MKTTVSVIKADIGSVSGHCVAHPDLMDICDEVLAEALETNILTDYYISRCGDDIDLIMTHRNGEENEEVHETAYNAFMKATERARELKLYGAGQDLLSDTFSGNIKGMGPGVAEMEFKERPSDPVLVYCCDKTEPGAFNLPIFKMFADPFNTAGLVIDPSLHDGFKFEVFDVIEHRKVILNCPEEMYDLLALIGSTGRYVIKRVWKKNGEIAAAISTERLNLMAGEYVGKDDPAAIVRAQSGFPANGECVEPFAFPHMVSGWMRGSHNGPMMPVSERDANPIRFDGPPRVIGLGFQVSDAKLIGPVDLFDDPAFDPTREESARIATYIRRHGPFEPHRLPAEEMEYTSLPGVMAKLEDRFEDME